A window from Glandiceps talaboti chromosome 15, keGlaTala1.1, whole genome shotgun sequence encodes these proteins:
- the LOC144446806 gene encoding L-threonine ammonia-lyase-like, with protein sequence MSVDLDRYRDCITETYSRIRNDIRKTSLEKSPVLSERTGATVYLKLESEQLTGAAKLRGAFNKLSKLSEYHNGTLEVIAASSGNYGLALASISERFDVKITVCVPTYISQAKEAVLQRYQRINVIKYGGNGFDSEVKAKAIAKESGIEYLSPYNDFDVICGQGTVGMEIFADLPNVDVVIMPVGGGGLISGIATYLKSVKPSVQIVGVQPERNHIMEMSVKAGKILDIEGEDTISESTAGGVDEGSLTFDICKLYVDEWVLVSEEDISKGVYFMMEHHHKIIETAAALPIAALLKTADKYKNQNVALVISGSNIAMSQVKDIINKHSIQVS encoded by the exons ATGAGTGTTGACTTGGATAGATACCGAGACTGTATAACAGAAACCTATAGCCGAATAAGAAATGATATCAGGAAGACATCCTTGGAAAAGTCACCAGTGCTAAGTGAGAGAACAGGCGCAACGGTGTATCTCAAGTTAG AGAGTGAACAATTGACTGGAGCTGCTAAACTGAGAGGAGCTTTCAATAAATTATCCAAACTCAGTGAATATCACAACGGTACATTGGAAGTCATAGCAGCTTCAAGTGGAAACTATGGGCTTGCGTTG GCAAGCATATCAGAACGTTTTGATGTTAAAATCACTGTGTGTGTTCCAACTTATATATCGCAAGCCAAGGAAGCTGTTCTACAACGATACCAGAGAATCAATGTCATCAAATATGGCGGCAATGGGTTTGATTCGGAAGTAAAAGCAAAGGCAATAGCGAAG GAATCAGGAATCGAGTACTTATCACCTTATAATGATTTCGATGTAATTTGTGGTCAGGGAACTGTTGG GATGGAAATATTTGCAGACTTGCCAAATGTGGATGTGGTGATCATGCCTGTTGGGGGAGGTGGTTTGATATCTGGAATAGCAACTTATCTGAAATCCGTCAAACCTTCAGTACAG ATAGTTGGTGTACAACCAGAAAGGAACCATATAATGGAAATGAGTGTCAAGGCTGGTAAGATTTTGGACATTGAGGGTGAAGATACAATATCTGAAAGCACAGCTGGTGGAGTGGACGAAGGTTCG ctgacctttgacatatgtaaattatatgttgATGAGTGGGTGCTCGTCTCAGAAGAGGATATCAGTAAAGGGGTATATTTCATGATGGAACATCACCACAAG ATAATTGAGACAGCTGCTGCCCTGCCCATCGCTGCTCTTCTGAAAACAGCTGACAAGTATAAGAATCAGAATGTTGCACTTGTGATATCAGGTTCAAACATAGCGATGAGCCAAGTTAAAGATATCATAAACAAACACAGTATACAAGTTAgctaa
- the LOC144446847 gene encoding uncharacterized protein LOC144446847, giving the protein MPNLTKTQLNNWKQLKKRSDTYMKKTTLEACVITTYYDKITKSRKFLVHGSDVLEKSITSSIATLMETYQETSVSSVTPHPSTTSPTTATENELPDLRETTEGKLSQLPYSVLKTLVPELVKVSEKRLKPYWGNENHIPVWWPQTIPYCNPSKGPKLSPGTWTKMLKSAARACYEHHGLTELTGESEVTMPDIHNTMEPIHNTEGERFRAQPQRIQPLTLNTEEQPQHTPPLTTEEQPQHTPQHTLPLTPPLITPLTTEQSPHSQQIHQTIEDDFPDVFQNILEYGTTLDESQLAILGFDTSPLLHSSLQPSLIMTDESLSISTSSSIDQEAPAQHQPITTVRRSTRPVKRTWKAVEKTNSLQARKRVHRR; this is encoded by the exons ATGCCAAACTTAACGAAAACGCAATTGAACAACTGGAAGCAGCTGAAGAAGAGGTCCGACACATACATGAAGAAGACAACCCTAGAAGCATGCGTCATTACCACATATTATGATAAAATAACGAAAAGTCGAAAGTTTCTTGTCCATGGTAGTGATGTCCTTGAGAAGTCGATAACCAGCAGTATAGCAACTCTCATGGAAACCTACCAAGAAACAAGTGTCAGCAGTGTTACTCCTCATCCATCTACAACTAGTCCAACTACTGCTACTGAGAACGAGCTACCAGACCTAAGAGAAACAACGGAAGGCAAACTATCTCAATTACCATATTCAGTACTTAAAACCCTTGTACCTGAACTGGTGAAGGTGTCTGAAAAGAGACTAAAACCGTACTGGGGTAATGAAAACCATATCCCAGTGTGGTGGCCACAAACCATTCCGTACTGCAACCCAAGTAAAGGACCCAAGTTGTCTCCAGGTACTTGGACAAAAATGCTGAAATCTGCTGCAAGAGCCTGCTACGAACATCATGGATTAACAGAGTTAACAG GGGAGTCGGAAGTCACAATGCCAGACATACACAACACCATGGAACCAATACACAACACAGAAGGAGAACGATTCAGAGCACAGCCACAACGTATACAACCACTCACACTCAACACAGAGGAGCAACCACAACACACACCACCACTCACCACAGAAGAGCAACCACAGCATACACCACAACACACACTGCCACTCACACCACCACTCATCACACCACTCACCACAGAGCAATCACCGCACTCACAGCAAATACACCAAACAATTGAAGACGATTTTCCAGATGTGTTTCAAAATATCCTAGAGTATGGGACAACGCTGGATGAATCTCAATTAG CTATCCTAGGTTTTGACACATCACCCCTTCTCCATTCAAGTTTGCAACCAAGTTTAATTATGACGGATGAAAGTTTATCGATCTCAACTAGCAGTTCTATTGACCAAGAAGCACCAGCACAGCATCAACCAATTACAACTGTTCGGAGAAGTACTCGTCCTGTGAAACGTACGTGGAAGGCAGTAGAAAAAACAAACTCACTGCAGGCTAGAAAACGAGTGCACAGAAGATAG
- the LOC144446848 gene encoding uncharacterized protein LOC144446848, with amino-acid sequence MEQHESPALPFKIIKQRFKTAPRIIVYDNSCKLHQYCLNREPVFFKNTMFLVDRLHWCNHTGCSSGYNMKTYKTNIEISNLNSQICEQTNATISRIKSQLAYMLLDNFVFHAALFLAVTNNKKKAT; translated from the exons ATGGAACAACATGAGTCCCCAGCTTTGCCATTTAAAATAATCAAGCAAAGATTTAAAACAGCACCAAGAATCATTGTCTACGATAACTCCTGCAAATTGCACCAATATTGTTTGAATAG AGAACCTGTGTTTTTCAAGAACACAATGTTCCTTGTGGACCGGCTTCATTGGTGTAATCACACAGG ATGTTCATCAGGTTACAATATGAAAACGTACAAGACGAACATAGAGATAAGCAACCTGAACAGCCAGATCTGCGAGCAAACAAATGCCACCATATCCAGGATTAAGTCACAGCTTGCATACATGCTCcttgataattttgttttccatgCAGCACTCTTCCTTGCAGTCACAAACAACAAGAAGAAAGCAACTTAG